The Halorussus salinus genome contains a region encoding:
- a CDS encoding sugar phosphate isomerase/epimerase family protein, giving the protein MEIGVLTVPLTGQPLEEAVSYLDELGVSTIELGCGGYPGEDHLPRNEFLGNQTAQAELREMLDEYGMEISALATHNNPLHPDDETATQADTDLREAIELADELDVNTVTCFSGLPAGGPDDEVPNWVTAPWPSDHSDAHQYQWEEVAIPYWQTVADHAAEHGVEIAIEMHPNMLVYEPSGLVRLREATNDCIGANFDPSHLYWQGIDVAEAIRFLGEHDAIHHVHAKDAKVYKANARTKGVLDTTPYTREGERSWLFRSVGYGHGEDHWKDVVSTLRMVGYDGALSIEHEDSLTSSREGLEKAVDTLERAIFETTPGDVYWA; this is encoded by the coding sequence ATGGAAATTGGTGTTCTGACGGTTCCATTGACTGGACAACCACTTGAAGAGGCAGTTTCGTATCTCGACGAACTTGGTGTTAGTACTATTGAACTCGGTTGTGGCGGGTATCCCGGTGAGGACCATCTCCCTCGTAACGAGTTTCTCGGTAATCAGACGGCGCAGGCAGAATTGAGAGAGATGCTTGACGAATACGGGATGGAAATCAGCGCATTAGCGACGCATAATAATCCACTGCATCCCGATGACGAGACTGCTACACAGGCGGACACTGACCTCCGGGAGGCTATTGAACTGGCTGATGAACTTGACGTGAATACGGTAACCTGTTTCTCAGGGTTGCCTGCTGGTGGCCCAGATGATGAGGTTCCGAACTGGGTGACTGCACCATGGCCTAGTGATCATAGTGACGCTCACCAGTATCAATGGGAGGAGGTTGCCATTCCGTATTGGCAGACGGTGGCCGACCATGCCGCAGAACACGGGGTTGAGATCGCCATCGAAATGCATCCGAATATGCTGGTGTACGAACCAAGTGGCCTGGTAAGACTACGTGAAGCAACTAATGACTGTATCGGTGCGAACTTCGATCCAAGTCATCTCTACTGGCAGGGCATCGACGTAGCTGAAGCGATACGGTTCCTTGGCGAACACGACGCAATTCATCACGTCCACGCGAAGGACGCGAAGGTTTACAAGGCTAATGCACGGACAAAAGGCGTTCTTGACACAACGCCATATACCAGGGAAGGTGAGCGGTCATGGTTGTTCCGGTCGGTTGGCTACGGCCACGGCGAAGACCACTGGAAGGACGTAGTCAGTACGCTCCGGATGGTGGGCTACGACGGCGCGCTCTCCATCGAACACGAGGACTCACTAACGAGTTCACGAGAAGGGCTTGAGAAGGCAGTTGATACTCTTGAACGTGCAATCTTTGAGACTACGCCAGGGGATGTCTACTGGGCGTAG
- a CDS encoding aminotransferase class V-fold PLP-dependent enzyme, with product MQNDTIYDNLGVPTVINAAGTKTRIGGSRIRPEALNAMREAADSFVRLSDLQARASDLITDVTGAEAGYVTSGAAGGLLLGAAACIAGENLDAMAQLPDTTGVADEIIMPRTHRSGYDHALRAAGATIVDVGTNDHHLGTGAANVEPWEIRDAISEDTAAVAYMQKPYTEPPLETVVKIAHENDVPVIVDAAAELPPQSNLERFIELGADLVAFSGGKAIRGPQTTGILAGRRDLIESVAVQHLDMHAAEAVWEPSGLVDTDELAGVPRQGIGRPLKVGKEELVGLIRALELFMEEDQEALQDEWSARVTQIAEGLSHCNGVSTQVADGGKVAVAPEVSVSLDSAVTAVTTTELVRDLRKETPRVFVGADSLPEAFSINPMCLTDEEGEYVVNRIIAHVNSE from the coding sequence ATGCAGAACGACACGATCTACGACAATCTGGGAGTGCCAACCGTTATCAACGCAGCCGGGACGAAAACCCGAATCGGGGGAAGTCGAATTCGCCCGGAAGCCCTCAACGCGATGCGCGAAGCGGCCGACTCGTTTGTTCGCCTTTCGGATCTCCAAGCACGAGCAAGCGATCTTATCACCGATGTCACAGGTGCCGAAGCGGGATACGTCACCTCGGGTGCAGCCGGAGGCTTGCTTCTCGGTGCTGCGGCATGCATCGCTGGTGAGAACCTCGATGCAATGGCGCAACTTCCCGATACCACGGGGGTCGCTGATGAAATCATTATGCCACGGACGCATCGGTCAGGGTACGATCATGCGCTTCGGGCGGCCGGAGCAACTATTGTCGACGTTGGCACGAATGATCATCATCTTGGCACGGGTGCTGCCAATGTCGAACCGTGGGAGATCCGGGACGCAATCTCGGAGGACACAGCTGCGGTCGCCTATATGCAAAAGCCGTATACGGAACCTCCACTCGAAACCGTCGTGAAAATCGCTCACGAGAACGACGTCCCGGTTATTGTTGATGCCGCCGCAGAGTTGCCGCCGCAGTCGAATCTTGAACGATTCATCGAACTGGGGGCTGACCTTGTGGCGTTCAGTGGGGGGAAAGCGATTCGCGGCCCCCAAACAACGGGTATCCTTGCCGGTCGTCGCGACCTTATCGAATCTGTGGCCGTACAGCATCTCGATATGCACGCTGCTGAAGCCGTTTGGGAGCCATCCGGTCTCGTCGATACCGACGAGTTAGCGGGTGTTCCCCGCCAGGGGATCGGTCGGCCGTTAAAAGTTGGCAAAGAAGAACTGGTTGGTCTAATTCGCGCTCTCGAATTGTTCATGGAGGAAGACCAAGAGGCATTGCAAGACGAATGGTCCGCCCGTGTAACTCAAATCGCTGAAGGATTATCACACTGTAACGGGGTTTCAACCCAGGTGGCCGATGGAGGGAAGGTTGCTGTTGCACCGGAAGTTAGCGTTTCACTTGATTCGGCTGTCACAGCCGTTACCACCACGGAACTCGTGCGTGATTTGCGAAAGGAAACTCCCCGCGTATTCGTCGGCGCGGATAGTCTTCCGGAAGCGTTCTCAATCAATCCGATGTGCCTCACCGACGAAGAGGGCGAGTACGTCGTCAACCGGATTATCGCCCACGTCAATTCGGAGTGA